Genomic window (Pelotomaculum isophthalicicum JI):
AGCTGTCATTTGAAGGTTTTAATCTTATCAGAAATGGCGAAGTTATTGCCAAATATGAAGCATGGCAGGAGGGCTACCAGGATGAATGTTATACACGGGAAAAATTATCACTTGGCTGTAGACTTCTAGTGCACCGAGACTTATTAATTGAGATTTGTCAAAGGTATCGTAAATTGCTATGTATTTGTATTGATGAACATCGGGGATATTACGATTCTATACACCATATTGAGCCTAATGAAAGTCGGCATTCAAGACGTTATGTACTTCATCATTTGAACTAGTGATTATAGCGTCAGTAGTGGCCAGCATTCAAATTATTATGTTTGTAAATACTTTAAAAAAATATAAGCAATATAACATCCAGATATTGATTTTTTAAGCGTTAGGTTTTAATAATATTTAAAATGCTTCAATACGCCAGGACCTGTCGTTAAAAAGGAGGAGAATCATTATGAGATTATTTCATTATACTTCTGAAGAAGGATTTCAAGGTATTGTCTTGAACAAGACTTTGCGCTTAACGCAAAGTACTCAATCAAATGATAAAAAAGACACTATTCATATTCATAGTCTCATTAATGAAAATATTGAGGATTTTTATATAAACGAAGATAAAAGAACAAAAAGTGATTGAAGCTATATTACGGATATTTAATAATTTTGAGAAAGAACGTTTTGTCGTTGGTGATGGTGAAAAATCAGAAAAAGCTTTTGTTACATGTTTTACAACAAAAGCCGATAACAGATTACTCTGGACTCCCTATGCTAATGATGAGGGTTATTGCTTAGGTATTAATTTTGAAAATTTTGAACGATATATTAAAGATTCACATACTCAAGCAGAGATTTTTAAGATAGCAAATAAATATTATATGACCGGAATTGTATATAGCAAAGAAAATCAAAAATCTCTTATAAAAGATTTAATTCGATCCGAATATGATAGGTTCTCCCATTTGCCGGATAATGTATTATCAGAGAATATACCGACTTTGATATTTCCTTATCAATTTGTATTTACGGATGAGGAAAACAATGTAATTTATAAAGGTGAAAAAAGAGCAATCCAACTCCGTTTTAAACAAAAATTCGAATTTATGACAAAAAGTATTATAGAACAATTACTTTTTATTTCACCTATTCTTAAAAATGATTATTGGGAAGATGAAGGAGAAATAAGGTTGGTTTTTTATCGTCCTGTTGTTTCAAATAAATTACCTAGTGTACATATTGATGATAAAAAGAGGAATTACATAAATTTTGAGCTATCACCAGAAATCTTTGATGAGGTAATAATTGGACCCCAAAATATGAAAACATTGGAAGAAGTTCAAAAAGACTTGGTTAATGCAGGATATGATATTAGCAAAATAAAGGTCCGTTATTCAAAAGGAAAAGATGTGGTAAGAGATAGAGGGATTTAATTTATATTTCGTGAAAGAAGCTTCGGCTTTTCCGCCTTGACTCTTCTGCCTTACTAAACTATACACATCAGATATTACTTGTTTGACGATAGGGCCAGCCTAATACCCTACGTATAAATTACTCTTTCAAAATCATCTAGGCACTGAGAAATCAGCGCCTTTTTCTTTTGCCCAAAATAATAGACGAGCAGATGGACAAATTTTTCTTTTTCGGCCAGTTGTATTTGAGGACAATTGTAACCCACACCCAACACAAGACCGTTGTCTTGTGTTGCAGCAAGCACTGAATTTGGATAGCCAAATTCACTTTTGTTAAGGGGAAACCCCTTAATATCCCCTCCGGTAGTTGATTTTTCTTAAAAGAAAAATTAGAATAATCGGGTTGAGGTGATAGGTTGAAAGACTTCATTTTTGAGCCAGAAGCAAAAAGAGCACAACAAAAAAAGCCCCCAAAATAGCGACCTTTAAAAAGGATATTAAAACAGATAATTATGTGCCAACCGGAAGAATGATTTGGGCACCTAAACTTTCAAGCAGGAAGATAGCCTGTTCAGGAGTAAACTTTGGCAATGGCTTTGGCCTTGAAGCAGTTTCAATCCGATACAGGTTATAGTCGAAGGGTTTATTTTTAGAGAGCATGTGGTAGATACAATTTAACAGCATATGGGCAATCGCAATGATTGCTTTCTTGTGGCCCCGGCGTTTTCTGAGCTGCTCATACCTCACCCGAAAATAAGGGCAATCCTTGCTTTTGATAGCAGCATTAGCACATTGAACCAGCAGTGGCTTGATATACACACCTGCACGACTTACGCGCACAGACTTCTTTTTTCCGGCACTTTCATTATTCTGAGGTGTTAAGCCAGCCCAGGAACAAAGGTGGCGGGAGGACTTAAATACCGCCATATCCACTCCAATTTCGCCGATAATGGCAATGGCAGTGTAGATATCTTTAATACCTGGAAGGGTCAAAATTAAAGAGATTTGTTCCTGATAAGGTTCAATTAATTTCAGTACTGCCGACTCGATTTCTAGCTTAAGTTTGTCAATACTTTGCAGATGCGAAAGACAAACTGCCATTTTTTCAGCCTGAGGTTTGGTGAGGTTTCCGTTAATAGATTTAGCAATATCCTCGGCATTCTTCTTCATACTGCTATGAAGCATCGGGACAACATCGAAATCCGTGTCCTCCGGATTTTTAAGAATACGGTTGATGATACGCATAGAGCTTTTGCCGAAGGTGTCGGATACCACGCTGGAGAGCATAATGTTAGAAACAGTTAGAGAGTTTTGAATGCGGTTTTTCTCACTGGATTTAAAATTGGTTAGCTTAACACGATAGCGCATCAAATCTCGGATTTGACGGATGATCAGCGGAGGAATGAAGCTGTTAGGTACGAGACCATGTTTGTGCAAGTCGCAAATCCAAACGGAATCCTTTTTGTCGGTCTTCTTGCCCTGAATACCTTTGACATACTTGGGATTGGCAACAACAACGTTGCATTTGGTTTCAAGAATGTTAAAGACCGGGATCCAGTATTTGCCGGTCGATTCCATGCAAACTTCTCGGCAGCTATGCTGTGCGAGCCACTTACGCAAAGCCAGTAAATCAACAGTAAATGTAGAAAACTTTTTTGTTTGGTACTCTGTGGTTCCTGCATCATTGGTGATACCAATAGTTGCCACGACGAACTTCTTGTGAACGTCAATGCCGCAGCAGATCTTGTGAATAATTTTTAGCATACACACTTCCCCTCATTCGATATGAAATGGATAAGCAGACATTGACTGTCTGCCCTACCGGTAAACGGGAAGTTGTTACCTCAAGAATTAGGTTCCGTGATCTAAGTCACACTTATTTGTACTTGAAACGGCAGACGGCACATCTTAAAATACGGACGGTCAATAGCCGTCACACTCACCTCCCCGTGCTCTGTAGTGTATCTGCTTATCCAACAAAATAATACCACAGAGCTAAAACGGAATTCCACTTTCATTCAATTTTGTGCCTTGAGCACAGCGAAAGGAATGACACTTAAAATGAATTTTAATATAACGCAATGGCTGGATGACTTGACAGGTCGCTTAAAAAAGCTTTTGGAGACAGGATTCTATATATTGGACATACTGGCAGCTATGCCAGAGGGGAAGCAACCGAAAGCAGCGATATTGATGTAAATATTATTCTGGATATGCTAACTATGGAGGATTTGAAGATGTATCGCGGGATCATAAAGAGCATGCCCTTCAGCGAAAAAGCCTGTGGCTTTATCTGCGGAAGAGAAGAAATCAAAGCTTGGCCAGCGCATGATCTTTTTCAGTTTGTACAGGGCTGTAAAATACTATATGGAAGTTTGAATGGAATAATTCAGGAGCCGTCAGAAGCTGACATCAGGGATAATATCCGCAACGCTGTATCCGGAATCTATCACGAGGTTTGCCATCGGTATATTTTTTGCAATGGAATTTCCAACGAAGCAGAGGAACTGAAATCTGCGTATAAAATTGCTTTCTTCGTCTTGCAGGAATGGTTATATCTTGAGGAAAGCCTTTATATACCTACCAAAAAGGAATTGCTCCCTCATCTGGATGGAGAAAACAGGAGCGTTCTGGACATCTGTATTAACTGGGAAAGCTTGAAGGATGACCGTGAGAAACGACCCGAATATTATTTCTCATTAATAAAGAACTGGTGCAGCCTTATGTTTCAGAGGCTACAGCAAGAATAAACAATCATATAAATCTTAGTTAAATTTAGCTGTCAGTTGCAGAACGCAATTGGCAGCTTTTGATTTTTAATTTCAAATATAAGGAGCCGGAGTGATGAGAAAACGAAATATACAGATCATAGTTAGGCTAAGTGAAAAAGAAAAGCATAATCTCGCCAGTCGGGTAAAGAAATCAGGGCTTTCACAGGAAGCATTTATCCGCTTTCTCATCAACGGCTATGTGCCCAAGGAGCTGCCTCCTCCCGACTATTTTTCCATGACGCGGGAGTTGTACGCCATCGGCGGCAACCTGAACCAGATTGCTGCCAAGGCCAATGCCACCGGGCATATCGACAAGACGGTATTTCAATATGAAGCCAACCGGCTCAGAAAGGCGGTACAGGATATTATAGAGGCGGTTACAGCGCCGGAAAGGAGAACGCATAATGGCGATCACGGCGATATGGGACGTGACCGACCGCCTTGACCGGGTAATCGACTACGCCGCCAATCCCGAAAAAACCGAAAATCCCAATTTCGCCAGTCCCGACTTTCAGGGCTTGCGCAAGGTGCTAGATTATACCCAGCAGGATGTCAAAACCGAAAAGCAGTTTTACGTCACCGGCATCAACTGCGACCCGGCCACTGCCTGCGAGCAGATGGGCCGGACAAAGCGGCAATATCAGAAGCAGGACGGCATCCTGGCCTTTCACGGCTATCAAGCCTTTGCGCCGGGGGAGGCCACCCCCGAAACCGCCCACGCCATCGGCGTAAAGCTGGCGCAGGAGCTATGGGGCGACCGCTTTGAGGTGGTGGTTTCCACCCATCTTGACAAGCAGCATCTTCATAACCATTTTGTCCTGAATTCCGTGTCCTATAAGGACGGCAAGCGGTATTACGACAACAACGCCACCTACGCTCTCATGCGCAAGACCTCCGACCGGCTGTGCCGGGAACATGCCCTTTCCGTCATCGAGAACCCGCAGCGCGGCAAGTCCAAGCACTATGCCGAATGGAAGGCCGAGCGGGAAGGCAAACCTACCTGGCGGGGCCTCATCCGGGAGGATGTGGACCAAGCCGTTGCCGCCGCCATGACCTTCACCCAATTTATCGCCGCCCTTCGCAAACAGGGCTATGAAGTTAAAACCGGCGTGAAACACATGGCGGTGCGTCCTCCGGGCAAGGAGCGGTTTGTCCGATTGAAAACCCTGGGCGACGATTACACCGAGGAAGCCATCAAACGCCGCATCCTGCAAAACCGAGCACCCAAGCGGGCACCCCCCTTGCCGGAGCCGAAGCGAAAACGCTGTACCTTCAAAGGCTCCCTCAAAAAAGCGAAAAAGCTTACCGGCCTGCAAGCGTTATACTTCCACTACCTCTATAAAATGGGCATCCTGCCCAAGCCCCGCGTGTCCCCCCGAAGGACGCATTTTTTATTGCGCGAGGACCTCCGGCATTTGGAGGAAATCACTGCCCAAACCAAGCTGCTCTGCAAGCAACATATTTCCAGCAAGGAGCAACTTCTCACCTACAGGTCAACCGTGGAGCAGGAAATGGCCTCCCTGTCCGCCGAGCGCAAGTCTCTTTACAACCGCATCTGCCGGTGTGGGGACGAGGAGCAGGCGACAGCCTATAAGGAGCAAATTGCCGGGCTGACCAGGCAAATCAGCCAGCTTCGCAAGGAGGTGAAGCTCTGCACGGGCATCCTGTCCCGTTCCGGGGAAATGCAGGAAAAGCTGTCCCGGATCAAGCAGGAAGAAATCCAGCAACAAAAGGAGGCAAAAGCCTATGAACAGCGAAGCCGCCGCCGCGGACCAAGTCGTCAACATGAGTCTTAAGGGGATCGAGGTAATGGCCAAAATCTCCGGCGAGGGGGCCAAAAACCTGGCCGTCTATTTGTATGCCGCTCTCACAGGCCAAAAGAAAACCAGGGGGAAAATTCGGCTGGAGGGGTTGTTGCGCAGTGGTAAGGAGCTGAAAGTCTTTGCGGTCCGAAACGAGGACTTGCAGAAATTCACCCAGGAGGCCAAACGCTACGGCGTCCTCTATTGTGCCCTCCGCGACAAAAAGGACACGGACGGCATGTGCGACATCATGGTGCGGGCCGAGGACGCCTCCAAGATCAACCGCATCGTGGAACGCTTCAAGCTAGCCACCGTGGACACCGCCAGCATCAAGAGCGAAATCCAGAAATCCAGTGCCGCCAAACAAGAGGAAAAAGCATCTGCCGCCAAGGAAACGCCCGCCGAAAAAAGCGCGGACGATTTTCTGGACGAATTGATGGCAAAAACCGACCAGCTGGAGCCGGACCAGGAGCGGACCGACAACCCAAACCCCACCACGGACCCTACGGCGGCGAAGGCGGAGAAATTCCCTCCGTCCGAGCCTACTTACGAGCGCAGCGGGAAAGCCGCCGGGGGTACGAGTGAGCCGGAGCGGAAATCCGTCCGGCAGGAACTGAAGGAAATCCGGGAGGCCCACAGGGAGCAGGTGGAACTCAACCGCAAACAATCCAAGGAGCACTCCAAATTCACCGGCCAGCCCGCCAAATCGGGCCAACAGAAATCCAAAGCCAAAAAATCAAAACCGAAAGAGAGGTAAATCCAGATGAGCAATTTTGACGATCTTTTCCAGCAGGAACAAGGCCAAGCCGCTCCCATAAGCGACCAGTCCTTTGACAAGGAGGCCTGGGCGCAGAAAAAGCAGGAGCAGCGGGAAGCGGTGTACGCCCTGATCGACGAAGCGGCGACAGCCGTGGCGCGGGGCGGAGACACCTTCCAAAAATATCTGAACGTGCAGAGCCGCTTTGACCGCTACAGCGTTTCCAACGCCCTTTTAATCCTGGCGCAGAAGCCTGAGGCCACCCGCATCGCGGACTTTGACACCTGGAAGGAGCAAGGTGTGTACATCCGCAAGAAGGAATCTGGTTTCTATATCATCGAGCCGGGTGAGGAATACCAGCGCCAGGATGGTTCCACCGGCATTAGCTATAACCCCAAGCGGATGTTCGACATTTCCCAAACCGGAAACAACCGCAAACGGGAAACTCCCGTCTATCCCGACGAGCGTACCCGCATCAAGGCGCTGCTGGCTTACGCCCCCGTGCCCGTCCGCATCAGCGAAGCGCTGCCAAGCGACGTGAACGCCCTGTACCGGCCGGACAAGCGGGAAATCCAAATCCGGCGCGGCATGGAGGCGGGAGATATTTTCCGCGCCCTCGCCCAGGAGCTGGCCCAGGCGGAAATGGACAAAGGCGACGGAAGCTACAACCGCTCCGAGCATGGTTTCCACGCCTATTGCGCGTCCTACTTGCTGTGCAAGCAGTACGGCGTGGATACCAGCGGCTATCGCTTTGACCGCGCCCCCGACATGCTGGAGGGCATGGAGCCGCAGGAGATCCGCGCCGAGCTTACCACCATCAAGGAAGCGGCGGGTGAAATTTCCGGCA
Coding sequences:
- a CDS encoding DUF2971 domain-containing protein, yielding MIEAILRIFNNFEKERFVVGDGEKSEKAFVTCFTTKADNRLLWTPYANDEGYCLGINFENFERYIKDSHTQAEIFKIANKYYMTGIVYSKENQKSLIKDLIRSEYDRFSHLPDNVLSENIPTLIFPYQFVFTDEENNVIYKGEKRAIQLRFKQKFEFMTKSIIEQLLFISPILKNDYWEDEGEIRLVFYRPVVSNKLPSVHIDDKKRNYINFELSPEIFDEVIIGPQNMKTLEEVQKDLVNAGYDISKIKVRYSKGKDVVRDRGI
- a CDS encoding IS110 family transposase; protein product: MLKIIHKICCGIDVHKKFVVATIGITNDAGTTEYQTKKFSTFTVDLLALRKWLAQHSCREVCMESTGKYWIPVFNILETKCNVVVANPKYVKGIQGKKTDKKDSVWICDLHKHGLVPNSFIPPLIIRQIRDLMRYRVKLTNFKSSEKNRIQNSLTVSNIMLSSVVSDTFGKSSMRIINRILKNPEDTDFDVVPMLHSSMKKNAEDIAKSINGNLTKPQAEKMAVCLSHLQSIDKLKLEIESAVLKLIEPYQEQISLILTLPGIKDIYTAIAIIGEIGVDMAVFKSSRHLCSWAGLTPQNNESAGKKKSVRVSRAGVYIKPLLVQCANAAIKSKDCPYFRVRYEQLRKRRGHKKAIIAIAHMLLNCIYHMLSKNKPFDYNLYRIETASRPKPLPKFTPEQAIFLLESLGAQIILPVGT
- a CDS encoding plasmid mobilization protein gives rise to the protein MRKRNIQIIVRLSEKEKHNLASRVKKSGLSQEAFIRFLINGYVPKELPPPDYFSMTRELYAIGGNLNQIAAKANATGHIDKTVFQYEANRLRKAVQDIIEAVTAPERRTHNGDHGDMGRDRPP
- a CDS encoding PcfB family protein, with translation MNSEAAAADQVVNMSLKGIEVMAKISGEGAKNLAVYLYAALTGQKKTRGKIRLEGLLRSGKELKVFAVRNEDLQKFTQEAKRYGVLYCALRDKKDTDGMCDIMVRAEDASKINRIVERFKLATVDTASIKSEIQKSSAAKQEEKASAAKETPAEKSADDFLDELMAKTDQLEPDQERTDNPNPTTDPTAAKAEKFPPSEPTYERSGKAAGGTSEPERKSVRQELKEIREAHREQVELNRKQSKEHSKFTGQPAKSGQQKSKAKKSKPKER
- a CDS encoding ArdC-like ssDNA-binding domain-containing protein, with product MSNFDDLFQQEQGQAAPISDQSFDKEAWAQKKQEQREAVYALIDEAATAVARGGDTFQKYLNVQSRFDRYSVSNALLILAQKPEATRIADFDTWKEQGVYIRKKESGFYIIEPGEEYQRQDGSTGISYNPKRMFDISQTGNNRKRETPVYPDERTRIKALLAYAPVPVRISEALPSDVNALYRPDKREIQIRRGMEAGDIFRALAQELAQAEMDKGDGSYNRSEHGFHAYCASYLLCKQYGVDTSGYRFDRAPDMLEGMEPQEIRAELTTIKEAAGEISGRMNRMLNQQRQQKRQEPER
- a CDS encoding relaxase/mobilization nuclease domain-containing protein, translating into MAITAIWDVTDRLDRVIDYAANPEKTENPNFASPDFQGLRKVLDYTQQDVKTEKQFYVTGINCDPATACEQMGRTKRQYQKQDGILAFHGYQAFAPGEATPETAHAIGVKLAQELWGDRFEVVVSTHLDKQHLHNHFVLNSVSYKDGKRYYDNNATYALMRKTSDRLCREHALSVIENPQRGKSKHYAEWKAEREGKPTWRGLIREDVDQAVAAAMTFTQFIAALRKQGYEVKTGVKHMAVRPPGKERFVRLKTLGDDYTEEAIKRRILQNRAPKRAPPLPEPKRKRCTFKGSLKKAKKLTGLQALYFHYLYKMGILPKPRVSPRRTHFLLREDLRHLEEITAQTKLLCKQHISSKEQLLTYRSTVEQEMASLSAERKSLYNRICRCGDEEQATAYKEQIAGLTRQISQLRKEVKLCTGILSRSGEMQEKLSRIKQEEIQQQKEAKAYEQRSRRRGPSRQHES